The Candidatus Zixiibacteriota bacterium genome contains the following window.
CACATTGGTGACGATCAAGACAGATATCGATGTGCCGGCAATAAAACAGATGCTGACCGATTTTATCGACAGATATAACGATGCGATGAAATTTATCGACGATCAGTTTACTTATAACAAAGACACCAAGGAATCGGGCGTTCTTTTCTCGGATTTCTCTTTGCAGGTGATGCAATCGACACTCCGTTCCGCGACAACATCGCCGATAAGCGATATTCAGGATCAGATAAAAATGCTGGCTGCATTGGGCATCCGTTCCAATGCCAGCGGCCGGTTATCGCTGAGCAACTCGGCCAAACTGACCGATGCCATAAAGAATGATTTCACCGCTTTCAAGAATCTCTTTATCGATTCCGGATCGTCTTCGTCGCCCTACATTGAGTTTCTTTCGGCGGGCGCGAAGACTGCAGCCGGGAAAGACTATGATGTGAATATCACTCAGGCCGCCACCAAAGCATACTACCAGGGAGCGGTCATTGCGGATCCGGCGGTGACACCAATTACTTTTAATGCCGGCAACAATATCATCAAATTAAAAATCGACGGAGTCGTTTCCAACGATATTGCTCTTTCCGCCCGCGTCTATCAGTCGGGGGCGGATCTGGCCGGGGAGATTCAGTCCAAGATCTCTGCCGATTCCAAGATCGGTACCCGGGGAGTGAGCGTGGAGTGGGTCGATTTAGGCAGCACCGGATATCTTAAGTTCACGGGCGGCAGTTATGGCTCGAGTTCCCGAGTAGAAATGGTGACCTCAATCACCAATGGCGCCTATGGAATTCTGGGCCTTCTGGCCGGAACCGGACAAACCGGGGTGGATGTGGCAGGGACGATTAATGGGGAGGCGGCCACAGGTGCGGGGCAAATATTGAGCGGCAAAGAGGGTAATCGGACGACCGAGGGTTTGAAGCTGAAAGTCACCCTTTCCGGCCGTGAACTGATAAATGGAGCGGAGGGGACGATTTCGATTATCAGAGGGCTGGGGTCGAGAATCGATAAGAATCTTGACAATATCACCAAGAGCATTGATGGGTCGGTGGCGCGCCGAACCACGGCTCTGAACAATCAGATTGAAAATCTAACCAAACAGATATCCGATTATGATAAGCGCCTGGAGGCGAGGCGGGAGGATCTTCTTCAGCAATTTAACGCGATGGAAGAGGCTCTTTCGCGCTATCAGTCGGAGGGTAGTTTCCTTACAACACAGCTGGCGAGTCTGAGCAGCAACCTTCAACAATCAACATCAGGGTAGTCATGAACGAAAAACTACAAAATTATCAGGCGGCCGATATTCTCGGGAAATCGGGCCCTGAACTGGTCGTCAAAGTCTATGACGGTGCCATCGGCAGCATGAACA
Protein-coding sequences here:
- the fliD gene encoding flagellar filament capping protein FliD, translated to MPGSQSIQGLASNLDINSIVDAIIKSERTPVVYLENDKTLKTQQVAAYQAVLAKFLALKSSSVLLMKEASFDKSTVEVSDDTVLSAVAEGQIGSGAYSLRVLSLAGNHQVASQGFDSASATDMGTGTIRISVGNAGLTTLNIDAGKNSLLGIKGAINNAHIGVTASIINDGSSSKPYRLLLTADATGAAQKINFESSLTGGETIDLVGRSFDNPEELSFSAGSTSNVSLGATALYNGTKNKNYTFTVAGTGIQTIGSNNVTINWTDGTNSGSILVTQSDTEYELNGPGADGLKLTFSAGTLTAGDTFQVGTFAPLLQAASDARVAIGADGTGEGSAITINSATNRFDDLIPGLQLTVKKVSDPGTLVTIKTDIDVPAIKQMLTDFIDRYNDAMKFIDDQFTYNKDTKESGVLFSDFSLQVMQSTLRSATTSPISDIQDQIKMLAALGIRSNASGRLSLSNSAKLTDAIKNDFTAFKNLFIDSGSSSSPYIEFLSAGAKTAAGKDYDVNITQAATKAYYQGAVIADPAVTPITFNAGNNIIKLKIDGVVSNDIALSARVYQSGADLAGEIQSKISADSKIGTRGVSVEWVDLGSTGYLKFTGGSYGSSSRVEMVTSITNGAYGILGLLAGTGQTGVDVAGTINGEAATGAGQILSGKEGNRTTEGLKLKVTLSGRELINGAEGTISIIRGLGSRIDKNLDNITKSIDGSVARRTTALNNQIENLTKQISDYDKRLEARREDLLQQFNAMEEALSRYQSEGSFLTTQLASLSSNLQQSTSG